The Magnolia sinica isolate HGM2019 chromosome 9, MsV1, whole genome shotgun sequence genome contains a region encoding:
- the LOC131255307 gene encoding disease resistance protein RPM1-like: MSDQWYDPRLKALFIEEADLVGIDVPRSQLIEWLVDEDSRLLTISVVGMGGLGKTTLVKKVYDDQQVKKYFETYAWITVSQLFEAAELLRSMIKQFFKAKEDPSPQGLDAMTQDELIRVLRSYLQIKRYVLVLDDVWEAAVWNFIGNALPDNEYGSRRLGPSFARRHSSRFVDKCGGLPLAVVTLGSLLSGKTNVEWEMIHRSLGLEFENDGPLRRLRKILLLSFNDLPYYLKSCFLYLRIFPEDYPIKRVKLIRLWIAEGFVERKVGRSKEEVAEGYLNELITRNLVHVAEWKLNGKVVTCRIHDFVREMIIPKFGEEHFFASSVEENTMPCNRIRRLSIYKDENFPNFDAFSCLRSLFIFGAKDYLMPLQSLHFPA, encoded by the exons ATGAGTGATCAATGGTATGATCCTCGACTGAAAGCTCTTTTCATTGAGGAAGCTGATCTTGTGGGCATCGATGTGCCAAGGAGTCAATTGATTGAATGGTTGGTCGATGAAGATTCAAGACTTTTGACGATTTCAGTGGTCGGGATGGGTGGCCTTGGCAAGACCACTCTGGTAAAGAAAGTCTATGATGACCAACAGGTGAAGAAATATTTTGAAACATATGCTTGGATCACTGTCTCGCAATTGTTTGAAGCGGCGGAACTGCTTCGAAGCATGATAAAGCAATTCTTCAAGGCGAAGGAAGATCCATCTCCCCAAGGTTTAGACGCGATGACACAGGACGAGCTCATACGAGTGCTACGGAGCTATTTGCAGATCAAAAGGTATGTACTTGTTCTTGATGATGTATGGGAGGCAGCCGTATGGAATTTCATAGGCAATGCATTGCCCGATAACGAATATGGTAGCAGG AGGCTTGGTCCCTCTTTTGCAAGAAGGCATTCCAGTCGCTTTGTAGATAAATGCGGAGGATTACCGCTTGCAGTTGTCACATTAGGTAGTCTTCTATCCGGCAAGACGAATGTCGAGTGGGAGATGATTCACCGTAGCCTTGGATTGGAGTTTGAGAATGATGGCCCTCTTAGAAGATTGAGGAAAATATTATTGCTCAGTTTCAATGACTTGCCTTACTACCTGAAATCATGCTTCTTGTATTTGAGAATTTTCCCTGAAGACTATCCGATTAAGCGTGTGAAACTAATTCGCCTATGGATAGCTGAGGGTTTTGTAGAAAGAAAAGTAGGCAGGTCAAAGGAAGAGGTTGCTGAAGGTTACCTCAATGAGCTCATCACTAGAAATCTGGTTCACGTGGCAGAATGGAAATTAAATGGGAAGGTGGTCACTTGTCGCATCCATGATTTTGTGCGGGAGATGATTATTCCAAAATTCGGGGAGGAGCATTTCTTTGCATCTTCTGTTGAAGAGAACACAATGCCTTGTAACAGAATCCGGCGTCTGTCCATTTATAAAGATGAGAATTTTCCAAATTTTGATGCCTTCTCCTGCCTTCGCTCGTTGTTCATTTTTGGTGCGAAGGACTATCTAATGCCCCTGCAATCACTTCATTTTCCGGCTTAA
- the LOC131255925 gene encoding AP2-like ethylene-responsive transcription factor CRL5, with translation MKGMNDNDNDNNNWLGFSLSPHMNMDASTDPHLHHHHYHHRHQHHHHYHQTQAAAAVSPAVPTSFFVAPPQMKTQGGALYSQLSVMPLKSDGNLCIMEALTRSQQGEGVMPKLKSPELSESSLYRYSREVIAS, from the exons atgaagggcatgaatgataatgataatgataacaaTAACTGGTTGGGTTTCTCACTCTCTCCTCACATGAACATGGATGCATCTACAGACCCACAtctgcatcatcatcattaccaccatcgtcatcaacatcatcatcattatcatcaaacacaagcTGCGGCTGCTGTTTCTCCTGCAGTTCCAACCAGCTTCTTTGTAGCTCCTCCTCAGATGAAAACACAAGGTGGGGCCCTTTACTCCCAGTTGTCTGTAATGCCACTGAAATCTGATGGCAACCTTTGTATCATGGAAGCTCTTACAAGATCACAACAAGGTGAAG GAGTGATGCCAAAGTTGAAGAGCCCAGAGTTATCAGAGAGCAGCCTTTATAG GTACAGCCGCGAGGTGATAGCTTCATGA